A part of Fusarium oxysporum Fo47 chromosome III, complete sequence genomic DNA contains:
- a CDS encoding beta-lactamase/transpeptidase-like protein, which produces MVRYSILAVAFAILGAEASPCRPTTVTSVAEASSTIASDTTVTTLATTATTALVETTSTVLGETTSTAVAESTTTTEAPACVETQVVVNPGFDDSDSNKSPWFGGGSLTTDGPNTAPNAISFVFSNGQGNAQLSQTLTNLDGNYRLSYNWAVVSGVNVGSGFSCSITPKVGGDTLPGAYPYKFVGWTPESQTWPSGTDNVLPPRNHDLTLQDLDVCLASALQRSMEPHVNVISIAIKSTYEDDYLLEFANTPPKVDPRGVNKVDSDTVFRLASLSKVFPVLALLKLHKVDFDDAVTKYVPELRALNKQARKQDAVWAVDWDQVTVGALASHIGGIPADLVTDVEPYGDWTKLGYPPPDPSKSLNCSGLLDLPECTKDDFFERFGERPPVYAPYAVNPVYSNVGFAIMGWVIEKVSGMSSGEFIKKEIWDPTGMKNTFYKKPDDSLGFIPVDDEWWNATLGYGDPAGEYYSSINDIMAFGDAVLKSKLLSPAETRKWLKPATSTSSRGILLGEPWEIFRADNVTKDGRLIEFYTKAGDITTYHSLMVLIPDYNLTVTLLNAGPEVTGGLLQTLFSEIAKELLPAVEEAGKDEAAKIYGGTYIDDKTNSTLTLSVDDEPGFHITNWTVRGVDIAGTYLSIGLPPTFPTPPGQVRFRLYPTGLQSDTESSWRMMFTAGSEQDNEEANALLAWPDGNCNTWASLDRIVYQLLSHDHFVFTESGKGSDRTVEKLELVGYRVELQKDD; this is translated from the exons ATGGTTCGTTATTCTATCCTCGCTGTGGCTTTCGCCATCCTCGGAGCTGAAGCTAGTCCCTGCCGGCCCACGACGGTGACGAGCGTCGCCGAGGCCTCTTCGACGATCGCTTCCGACACGACGGTTACTACCCTGGCTACCACTGCAACAACTGCCCTTGTGGAGACGACTTCCACCGTCTTGGGAGAGACCACTTCTACTGCCGTCGCAGAGAGCACAACGACGACTGAAGCGCCCGCCTGCGTCGAAACCCAGGTCGTCGTCAACCCCGGCTTTGACGACAGCGATAGCAATAAATCGCCTTGGTTTGGCGGCGGCTCGCTCACTACCGACGGCCCCAATACCGCCCCCAACGCCAT TTCTTTCGTTTTCAGCAATGGCCAGGGCAACGCCCAGCTTTCCCAAACCCTGACCAACCTCGACGGCAACTACCGACTATCTTATAACTGGGCTGTCGTCTCCGGTGTCAACGTCGGCTCTGGTTTCTCGTGTAGCATCACGCCCAAGGTCGGAGGCGATACCCTCCCTGGTGCTTATCCCTACAAATTTGTCGGTTGGACTCCCGAGAGCCAGACGTGGCCGAGTGGCA CTGACAACGTCTTACCGCCAAGAAACCATGATCTCACGCTGCAAGATCTCGATGTATGCCTTGCTTCAGCTCTGCAACGCTCAATGGAACCCCACGTCAATGTGATTT CAATCGCCATCAAATCAACCTACGAAGATGACTACCTCCTCGAATTCGCCAACACACCTCCAAAGGTTGACCCTCGTGGAGTCAATAAAGTAGATTCAGACACGGTCTTCCGCCTGGCCAGTCTGTCAAAGGTGTTTCCCGTGCTGGCCTTGTTAAAACTTCACAAGGTTGATTTTGACGATGCTGTTACGAAATACGTACCTGAGCTTCGTGCATTGAACAAACAAGCTCGAAAGCAAGATGCTGTTTGGGCGGTTGACTGGGATCAAGTCACCGTTGGTGCATTGGCGTCTCACATTGGCGGTATACCAGCTGACT TGGTAACCGATGTCGAGCCTTACGGGGACTGGACAAAGCTTGGTTATCCGCCACCCGACCCATCCAAAAGCCTCAATTGCTCTGGTCTCTTAGATCTCCCAGAGTGCACCAAAGACG ATTTCTTCGAACGATTCGGCGAGAGACCCCCCGTTTACGCACCCTACGCTGTGAACCCCGTTTACTCAAACGTAGGGTTCGCTATAATGGGATGGGTCATTGAGAAGGTCAGCGGTATGTCGTCCGGAGAGTTCATCAAGAAAGAAATTTGGGACCCCACGGGAATGAAGAACACCTTCTACAAGAAGCCTGATGACTCTTTGGGATTCATTCCCGTTGATGACGAGTGGTGGAACGCAACCCTTGGCTATGGCGATCC GGCCGGCGAATATTATTCCTCCATCAATGATATAATGGCCTTTGGGGATGCTGTCCTCAAGAGCAAGCTTCTCAGTCCCGCCGAGACAAGAAAGTGGCTGAAGCCTGCTACAAGCACCTCATCACGAGGAATCTTGCTCGGAGAACCGTGGGAAATATTCCGTGCCGACAACGTCACCAAAGACGGCCGCCTCATTGAGTTTTACACCAAGGCTGGTGATATCACCACGTATCACTCGCTCATGGTGTTGATCCCAGACTACAACCTAACTGTGACCCTCCTCAACGCTGGCCCTGAAGTCACTGGTGGTCTTCTCCAGACCCTCTTCTCAGAGATCGCGAAGGAACTACTTCCGGCTgtggaagaagctggcaAGGATGAAGCAGCCAAGATATATGGCGGTACATACATCGACGACAAGACGAATTCTACTCTTACTCTATCAGTCGATGATGAGCCAGGCTTCCACATCACGAACTGGACTGTCAGGGGTGTTGACATCGCAGGCACATACCTCAGCATCGGGCTACCACCAACCTTTCCTACACCCCCAGGGCAGGTCCGCTTCCGTTTGTACCCAACGGGTCTCCAGAGTGACACCGAATCGTCATGGCGAATGATGTTCACTGCGGGGTCAGAGCAAGATAACGAGGAAGCGAATGCGCTCCTGGCCTGGCCTGATGGGAACTGTAACACTTGGGCATCGTTAGATCGTATTGTGTATCAGCTTTTATCCCATGATCACTTTGTGTTTACTGAGTCTGGGAAGGGCAGTGATAGGACGGTTGAGAAGCTCGAACTTGTCGGTTATAGAGTTGAGTTGCAGAAGGATGATTGA
- a CDS encoding glycosyl hydrolase, whose protein sequence is MPTAISKRSSFYNNAETDTAATMSPSNPIIPGFSPDPSIVKVGEWYFLVNSTFHMFPGIPVYASKDILSWKHIGNVISRPGQVALNRSDTDVNRMPDVGEVMLATGGLFAPTIRYNNGTFYVVCTNVVRAAEDTRYALQNFIATTKDIWSGQWNDLIWYDFDGIDPSILFDDDGKTYIQGSKAPGPYTKIAQFEIDIETGKKLSDEKILWEGTGGVYPEGPHMYKRNGWYCLMISEGGTHEDHMITMARSRDVWGPYEPCPENPILVPASKDMYIRHTGHCDVFEDENGQWWGVLLGVRRDKDGRYNMGRESHLTPAEWTDDWLRLESVEATIDTSRLASANAVQGLTAVEGVDFLYIRDPILENYKIDSGSKTISVTSSSVDLSHSQESPSFVGKRQRLHAGQSSATFKINASSAEAKLKTGLAVYKDEHRYLRVFYDTAQKAVIYEFVNNAKDLKKTEQRALDKDADTIQFRFEYTEQEYRVFYTAGKDWEHIATLDTLDMTGPDFVGPVIGVFALAQESVTVEVVDLQVE, encoded by the exons ATGCCAACTGCCATCTCGAAAAGGTCAAGCTTCTACAACAACGCAGAGACAGATACTGCAGCCACAATGTCGCCCTCCAACCCCATCATCCCTGGCTTCTCGCCCGATCCGTCCATCGTCAAGGTTGGCGAGTGGTACTTTCTTGTCAACTCCACTTTTCACATGTTTCCTGGTATTCCAGTTTACGCCTCCAAGGATATTCTGTCATGGAAGCATATCG GAAATGTTATCAGTAGACCGGGACAGGTTGCTTTGAATCGGTCAGACACTGATGTCAATCGTATGCCggatgttggagaagttATGCTCGCGACTGGTGGTCTTTTTGCGCCAACGATTCGTTACAACAATGGTACTTTCTACGTTGTCTGCACGAATGTCGTGAGAGCAGCAGAGGATACTCGGTATGCTTTGCAGAACTTCATCGCTACCACGAAGGATATCTGGTCAGGTCAATGGAACGATTTGATCTGGTATGACTTCGATGGTATTGATCCAAGTATTCtttttgatgatgatggcaagACATATATCCAGGGCTCAAAGGCCCCAGGACCTTACACCAAGATCGCTCAGTTTGAGATTGACATCGAGACGGGCAAGAAGCTATCTGACGAAAAGATCCTCTGGGAGGGTACAGGAGGCGTTTATCCCGAGGGGCCGCATATGTACAAGCGAAATGGCTGGTACTGCCTCATGATTTCTGAGGGAGGAACACACGAAGACCACATGATCACCATGGCTCGATCTCGCGATGTCTGGGGTCCTTACGAGCCATGCCCAGAGAACCCCATTCTGGTCCCGGCAAGCAAAGACATGTACATTCGCCATACTGGCCACTGCGACGTATTCGAGGATGAGAACGGTCAGTGGTGGGGAGTTCTTCTCGGAGTACGCAGAGATAAAGACGGAAGATACAACATGGGTCGAGAGTCGCATCTCACGCCTGCAGAGTGGACCGATGATTGGCTCCGTCTTGAATCTGTCGAGGCTACAATTGATACATCCCGGCTCGCGAGTGCCAACGCAGTGCAGGGATTGACAGCAGTGGAGGGCGTGGATTTCCTGTACATCCGAGACCCAATTTTGGAGAACTACAAGATTGACAGCGGAAGCAAGACGATCAGTGTAACATCATCATCCGTCGATCTATCGCATTCACAGGAATCACCTAGCTTTGTAGGTAAGCGACAGCGTCTGCACGCAGGCCAAAGCAGCGCaaccttcaagatcaacgcATCTTCCGCTGAGGCAAAGTTGAAGACCGGTCTGGCAGTTTACAAAGACGAGCACCGCTACTTGCGCGTCTTTTATGACACCGCTCAAAAGGCAGTGATTTACGAATTCGTCAATAACGCTAAGGATCTCAAAAAGACGGAACAGCGCGCGCTGGACAAGGATGCTGACACCATCCAATTCCGCTTTGAGTACACTGAGCAGGAATATCGGGTATTTTACACAGCCGGGAAAGACTGGGAGCATATTGCGACGCTTGATACGCTCGATATGACTGGACCAGACTTTGTAGGTCCCGTTATCGGCGTGTTTGCCTTGGCGCAGGAGAGTGTCACGGTTGAAGTCGTCGATCTGCAGGTTGAGTAG
- a CDS encoding general substrate transporter, whose amino-acid sequence MGLLSPPKRTQKVIPDKPAKGHFFFAGKEFARVPWWKRPNMRVLYFYIIILILTNTANGFDGSMMNGLQTLSYWQEYFNHPRGSILGLFNASMSLGSLIGLFVVPYLVDWAGRKVGVQIGCILMLLAVGLQAGAQNFGMFVAARIILGFGDCIVLGSAPLLIAEIAHPQDRAILVTLSGASYHSGAFISSWVTYGTLQIKSNWSWRLPSLLQSICSVIILVGIFWMPESPRWLLSKDKHDEALKVLTHYHAEDDPDDEFVQLEFSEIKAAIALDKDVGQTAWVDFLKTPGNRKRIGLITALGFFSQWSGNGLISYYLKGIMDNVGITKAETQLGINAGMKTQGLIINTAFAFFIDIFGRRPIYLTSTIGTCVIFTFWTIVSARYDIDPNKALGYAFVALTFIYGLFYDIKSGLMANYTTEILPYGLRAKGFTWLNFCVTAALFFNQYINGIALEAMGWKYYTIYCVFLGFEVYVIYFFLIETRYTPMEEIAKYFDGDAVDVGEVARADMKERGVMMTEVDSKGPRATEIETR is encoded by the exons ATGGGTCTTCTCAGTCCTCCCAAGCGGACCCAAAAGGTCATTCCTGATAAGCCAGCTAAAGGGcatttcttctttgctggcAAGGAATTTGCTCGTGTGCCTTGGTGGAAGAGACCTAATATGCGCGTTCTGTACTTCTACATCATTATCCTCATTCTCACCAACACTGCCAATGGTTTCGATG GCTCCATGATGAACGGCCTTCAGACCCTCTCCTACTGGCAAGAGTACTTCAACCACCCACGAGGCTCCATCCTCGGCCTATTCAATGCCTCTATGAGTCTTGGCTCTCTCATTGGTCTCTTTGTGGTGCCTTATCTGGTCGATTGGGCTGGCCGCAAGGTTGGTGTACAGATTGGTTGTATTCTCATGCTTCTCGCTGTTGGTCTTCAGGCTGGAGCTCAGAACTTTGGAATGTTTGTTGCGGCACGTATCATTCTGGGTTTTGGTGATTGTATCGTTCTTGGATCGGCGCCTCTTCTCATCGCTGAGATTGCGCATCCCCAGGATCGTGCTATTCTTGTGACGTTGAGTGGTGCTTCCTATCACTCTGGTGCTTTCATTTCTAGTTGGGTTACATACGGAACCCTCCAGATCAAG AGCAACTGGTCCTGGAGACTTCCCAGCCTTCTCCAGTCCATCTGCAGtgtcatcatcctcgtcggAATCTTCTGGATGCCCGAGAGTCCCCGTTGGCTCCTCAGTAAGGATAAGCATGACGAAGCCCTCAAGGTCCTCACTCATTACCACGCAGAGGATGACCCCGATGATGAATTTGTCCAGCTCGAGTTTAGCGAAATCAAGGCCGCCATCGCCCTCGACAAAGACGTTGGACAGACAGCCTGGGTCGACTTCCTCAAGACTCCTGGTAACCGTAAGAGAATTGGTCTCATCACTGCTCTGGGTTTCTTCAGTCAGTGGAGTGGCAACGGTTTGATCTCTTATTATCTCAAGGGTATCATGGACAACGTTGGTATCACCAAGGCGGAGACTCAGCTTGGTATCAATGCAGGTATGAAGACGCAGGGCTTGATCATCAACACAGCCTTTGCGTTCTTCATTGATATTTTCGGTCGTCGACCTATCTATCTTACTTCGACTATCGGAACTTGtgtcatcttcaccttctgGACCATTGTCTCGGCTCGATATGATATCGATCCTAACAAGGCTCTTGGCTACGCCTTTGTGGCTCTGACCTTCATCTATGGTCTTTTCTACGACATCAA GTCTGGTCTCATGGCTAACTACACCACTGAGATTCTCCCCTACGGTCTTCGTGCTAAGGGTTTCACATGGCTCAACTTTTGTGTCACTGCCgcgctcttcttcaatcAGTACATCAATGGTATTGCTCTTGAGGCTATGGGATGGAAGTACTACACCATCTACTGCGTGTTCCTTGGCTTTGAGGTGTATGTAATTtacttcttcctcatcgagACCCGCTACACGCCCATGGAAGAAATCGCCAAGTACTTCGATGGTGATGcggttgatgttggtgaggtTGCTAGGGCTGATATGAAGGAGAGAGGTGTTATGATGACTGAGGTGGATTCTAAGGGGCCTCGTGCTACTGAGATTGAGACTCGTTAG
- a CDS encoding RlpA-like double-psi beta-barrel-protein domain-containing protein-containing protein, with translation MFGSISTYFVTLLAAASTVANAAATSKNPVYTGLGTRYGDSDGCTEEDCWQKGACSFVDYKLPAGIDGTTCVSEDIWKDGANCGGCIQVSYKGKSLKIMVTNKTGGDKNHLDMTPATWSKLTNGMTGGGVDGIKWKWIACPLKSPLQVHMHGGASKYWFAATIENITHRVKAVEVSSDSGKTWKATTLKDPNMWILKGTLPNDTAWVRVTSVNNKKVIVKNVALKSGVVTKGTSNF, from the exons ATGTTCGGAAGCATTTCTACTTACTTCGTCACCCTCTTGGCCGCAGCCTCGACGGTTGCCAACGCCGCTGCTACTTCCAAGAACCCCGTCTACACCGGCCTCGGTACCCGATACGGCGACAGCGATGGCTGCACTGAGGAGGATTGCTGGCAGAAGGGTGCCTGCAGCTTTGTCGACTACAAGCTGCCCGCTGGCATCGACGGAACTACCTGTGTCTCTGAGGATATCTGGAAGGATGGCGCCAACTGCGGTGGTTGCATTCAGGTCTCCTACAAGGGCAAGTCCCTCAAGATCATG GTCACCAACAAGACTGGCGGCGACAAGAACCATCTCGACATGACCCCCGCCACCTGGTCCAAACTCACCAACGGCATGACCGGCGGCGGTGTCGACGGCATCAAGTGGAAGTGGATCGCCTGCCCTCTCAAATCACCTCTCCAGGTCCACATGCACGGCGGCGCCTCCAAGTACTGGTTCGCCGCTACCATCGAGAACATCACCCACCGCGTCAAGGCTGTCGAGGTCAGCAGCGACAGCGGCAAGACCTGGAAGGCGACTACTCTCAAGGACCCCAACATGTGGATCCTCAAGGGTACGCTGCCCAACGACACTGCCTGGGTCCGCGTCACCAGcgtcaacaacaagaaggtCATTGTCAAGAACGTTGCTCTCAAGTCTGGAGTCGTCACCAAGGGTACTTCCAACTTCTAA
- a CDS encoding heterokaryon incompatibility protein-domain-containing protein gives MSSLQQQRNSSAKPGETSHAFLKALDSYDTWRKMLCECDESYVLVCDRLAEGSVRHHESFHRLRQAARAGCHLCNLIELYCTISPIDSDLPVMLKVDIRNTGGRNYAFDVSVDKDCTEIRLGLKDNKYAPSQLAGTYYHPAGEIPDAMFDMIRDWLRQCQADHQECRDDSPTHIPTRLVDVGTLDSSTVHLIETGNGFHAPYLTLSHCWGQNANIVRRTVGGNLEIPLKNLPRTFKDAITATRRLGFTYLWIDSLCIIQGDKIDWERESANMASIYSKGILNLAATYSSDSHGGLLLERNQHHVTSCSWKQQIDPVSSRNLWGDWMQSRQVCWTFDPQSEFDELGLGRPLPLTSRGWVLQENVLSPRTVHFLPGEIIWECRALSAKESIYCRPAGQPQQFRGKFASSPETVPVTRNGPKNFLRTDSGDSGGQETTSELTSGATSNQKPQGQLYSQWYDMVTQYSQKDLTRSEDRLPAIWALAQKFQEMTGDEYFSGIWKDDILTGLLFKRFQPRPGCSTKQTRGGPSWSWASTECRVEFERATAPPSSSSVEMDRFPDASLQRFVIDPTEPRSLSMGRTRRAELEIQTLARDVVGKRHDWNPSPGKKVAKAMGITTPLSGHGLHSKIWRSYEELSSEYDRQVRRWPGFFELSFKERWIRERTSRQGSYLPSLSLGTDCYFGWAGAKFIEEERWKKRNNTGRSHGQDKILICGSFDLDFDTIELANSYEGKPVLCLHIKGRYGLLAELDGSSQMYRRVGIYRHATGKYEIDAWEPMTVTLI, from the exons ATGTCTTCATTGCAGCAGCAACGTAACAGTAGCGCCAAGCCTGGTGAGACAAGCCATG CATTTCTCAAAGCTTTGGATTCTTACGAtacttggaggaagatgctcTGCGAATGCGATGAGTCCTACGTGCTCGTTTGCGACCGCCTGGCGGAAGGTTCAGTCAGGCACCATGAGTCCTTCCATCGCTTGAGACAGGCCGCAAGAGCCGGGTGTCACCTTTGCAATCTCATAGAACTATATTGCACTATCTCCCCTATCGATTCAGACCTGCCTGTCATGCTCAAGGTCGACATCAGAAATACAGGCGGGCGGAATTATGCATTCGATGTTAGCGTCGACAAGGATTGCACTGAGATTCGGCTAGGCTTGAAAG ATAACAAATATGCACCATCACAGCTCGCTGGGACATATTACCATCCCGCCGGCGAGATCCCCGACGCGATGTTCGACATGATTAGGGACTGGCTGCGGCAATGCCAGGCTGATCATCAAGAATGCCGTGATGATTCCCCGACACATATACCTACAAGGCTAGTCGACGTAGGTACGCTTGACTCGAGTACAGTTCATCTCATAGAGACTGGAAATGGATTTCATGCGCCGTACCTGACGCTGAGTCACTGCTGGGGTCAGAATGCCAATATTGTTCGTAGGACTGTTGGAGGAAATTTGGAGATCCCCTTAAAGAACTTGCCACGGACGTTCAAAGATGCTATTACGGCCACGAGGAGATTAGGCTTTACTTACCTTTGGATTGACTCGCTCTGCATCATCCAAGGCGATAAAATCGACTGGGAACGTGAAAGTGCCAACATGGCAAGCATCTATTCAAAAGGTATCCTGAACCTTGCAGCGACCTACTCCTCAGACAGCCATGGAGGTCTGTTGTTAGAACGGAACCAGCACCACGTCACCTCGTGTTCCTGGAAGCAGCAGATTGACCCAGTATCCTCGCGCAACCTCTGGGGAGACTGGATGCAATCTAGACAAGTTTGTTGGACCTTTGATCCCCAGTCCGAATTTGACGAGCTAGGTCTCGGAAGGCCCTTGCCACTCACCAGCAGAGGTTGGGTGTTGCAGGAGAATGTGCTCTCACCGAGGACAGTGCACTTTCTTCCAGGGGAGATCATCTGGGAATGCCGCGCACTGTCGGCTAAAGAATCAATCTACTGTCGTCCAGCCGGGCAACCTCAACAATTTAGGGGAAAATTTGCCTCGTCGCCTGAGACAGTCCCAGTGACGCGCAACGGCCCTAAGAACTTTTTGAGAACTGACTCAGGCGACTCAGGCGGCCAGGAGACTACCTCAGAGCTAACGAGTGGTGCAACGTCTAACCAAAAGCCCCAAGGCCAACTCTATAGCCAATGGTACGACATGGTCACGCAGTATAGCCAAAAAGACTTAACCAGATCGGAGGATCGGCTGCCGGCTATTTGGGCGCTGGCACAGAAATTTCAAGAGATGACAGGTGACGAATACTTTTCCGGAATCTGGAAAGACGATATCCTTACTGGCCTCCTTTTCAAGAGATTCCAGCCGCGACCTGGATGTAGCACGAAGCAAACCCGCGGTGGTCCGTCATGGTCTTGGGCGTCTACAGAATGCCGAGTGGAGTTTGAACGTGCCACTGCGCCCCCGTCCAGCTCTTCGGTGGAGATGGACCGGTTTCCAGACGCATCCTTACAAAGGTTTGTCATTGATCCAACTGAGCCTCGGTCTCTATCCATGGGCCGGACACGTCGAGCGGAGCTAGAAATCCAGACCCTGGCAAGGGACGTGGTCGGTAAGCGCCATGATTGGAATCCATCGCCCGGAAAGAAGGTTGCTAAAGCGATGGGGATCACCACTCCTTTGAGCGGTCATGGTCTTCATTCGAAGATATGGAGGAGTTATGAAGAACTAAGTAGCGAGTATGACCGCCAAGTACGTCGGTGGCCGGGCTTTTTCGAATTGAGTTTCAAGGAAAGATGGATCAGAGAGAGAACATCTAGGCAAGGCAGCTACCTGCCGTCTTTAAGTTTGGGTACTGATTGTTACTTCGGGTGGGCCGGAGCGAAGTTCATCGAAGAGGAACgttggaagaagagaaacaacACCGGTCGAAGCCATGGACAGGACAAAATTCTCATTTGCGGCTCTTTCGACCTCGACTTTGATACTATCGAATTGGCAAACAGTTATGAGGGAAAGCCTGTGCTCTGTTTGCATATTAAAGGAAGGTATGGGTTATTGGCAGAGCTTGATGGTAGCTCACAGATGTACCGCAGGGTTGGGATTTACAGGCACGCGACAGGAAAGTATGAAATAGATGCCTGGGAACCCATGACAGTCACGCTTATATAG
- a CDS encoding RmlC-like cupin domain-containing protein has translation MADIKSTLVPPGKPDEAYIVPYLEGHAVDIPSSVSVIRVMVTAKETNNTFALVTSGGSEGPPIGFHCHDDAHDIFLCTKGQVSVWANEPGRTLDPGDMASVPHSPDTRDPTKTLFPRLMELPGKHDFVPVPGHPATEVTFCLPTDSVIPDGPEPYFLKADSRPKYAATGLLFKPLVGLKQTHNRFVVSRIEGTTRIPSKLPKLSYPSHQAIIVVEGAFRVDVGDYAQEVQTRQTIFIPAGNAASLAATTRYASLYVTCDGVGFPAVLGAIGKEYSSPVISVGFDSDPDVSRYEEAFERLGLQ, from the exons ATGGCCGACATCAAGTCTACACTAGTTCCCCCAGGCAAACCCGACGAAGCTTACATAGTCCCGTATCTTGAAGGACATGCTGTCGACATACCATCTTCTGTCTCGGTTATCCGAGTAATGGTAACCGCGAAAGAGACAAATAACACTTTTGCATTGGTGACGTCAGGCGGTTCCG AAGGGCCTCCTATTGGGTTCCACTGCCACGATGATGCACATGATATATTTCTCTGCACCAAGGGTCAGGTGAGCGTCTGGGCCAATGAACCAGGTCGTACTCTCGATCCTGGAGACATGGCCAGTGTACCACAT TCGCCAGATACAAGAGACCCGACTAAGACGTTGTTTCCTCGTCTTATGGAATTACCTGGTAAACATGACTTTGTGCCTGTCCCAGGTCATCCCGCCACCGAGGTCACGTTTTGCCTACCGACCGACAGCGTTATCCCGGACGGGCCGGAACCATACTTTCTCAAAGCAGACTCCAGGCCCAAGTATGCGGCCACAGGACTCCTGTTCAAGCCCTTGGTCGGCTTGAAGCAGACACACAACCGCTTCGTGGTGTCTCGCATTGAAGGAACAACCCGAATTCCATCTAAACTGCCCAAACTCAGCTATCCTAGCCACCAAGCCATCATCGTAGTTGAAGGGGCTTTCAGGGTTGACGTTGGAGACTATGCGCAGGAAGTCCAGACTCGTCAGACTATTTTCATCCCTGCTGGAAATGCAGCTTCGCTGGCGGCGACTACTCGTTATGCATCGTTGTATGTCACTTGCGATGGCGTTGGCTTCCCGGCGGTCCTGGGGGCCATTGGAAAGGAATACTCATCTCCTGTAATTTCTGTGGGATTTGATAGTGACCCTGACGTCTCCAGATACGAGGAGGCTTTCGAGCGACTTGGTCTTCAGTAG
- a CDS encoding uncharacterized protein (expressed protein), giving the protein MLINDFWRLFAVMLLRSVLPTQTVVIKSVKVVTINNQTQGHCRETMTVPDLKPAIVTVNVTVEHVREIVPVTNLVSIETSTVTATSIEQCFINNPKPFIHPLVPSSQDPLPVALSSEDPPVALDSEAIKTRDGLVQEIRHERIYEQVGEELSPEQPGFIFQGD; this is encoded by the exons ATGTTGATCAATGACTTTTGGCGACTTTTCGCTGTCATGCTGCTGAGAAGT GTTCTCCCAACCCAGACAGTTGTCATTAAATCAGTGAAGGTGGTgaccatcaacaaccaaacACAAG GTCACTGCCGAGAAACTATGACTGTACCTGACTTGAAACCCGCCATCGTCACAGTGAACGTCACAGTCGAGCATGTCCGAGAGATAGTGCCAGTCACAAACCTTGTTTCTATAGAGACCAGCACGGTTACTGCTACTTCGATCGAACAatgcttcatcaacaaccccaaGCCATTCATTCATCCCTTGGTGCCGTCTTCGCAAGATCCGCTACCCGTGGCTCTGTCGAGCGAAGATCCCCCAGTTGCCTTGGATAGCGAGGCGATAAAGACCAGGGATGGTCTGGTGCAAGAGATAAGACATGAACGCATCTATGAGCAGGTTGGGGAAGAGCTTTCGCCGGAGCAACCTGGGTTCATCTTCCAAGGCGATTAA